Proteins encoded by one window of Antechinus flavipes isolate AdamAnt ecotype Samford, QLD, Australia chromosome 4, AdamAnt_v2, whole genome shotgun sequence:
- the TMC8 gene encoding transmembrane channel-like protein 8 isoform X1, with protein sequence MASFLSRQKSTQSDPESLEILSPGEVLWEEEMERICNSKVALQELPYAMMDKRLIRHLRKPDGIKISFWERWKKKWQQVHQHFLDLGHRLMGIFGLWKTDLCEIGGLFGTGIQSCFTFLHFLMILNLLTFLLTTSLVLLPLAWLQSPDPDSASNISYSCSSSHESQPDLNQIHLHLWDIFTGRAFINTYLFYGSYRMGPESDSQYSIRLAYLLSPLTCLLLCFYGTVRRMVKGLLHKQLLSKDYRPQLSSKVFVSWDFCIRNREAAIIKQHSNSNEFKIELQEEQRALQIQQQTGKQRAGQLLSYVGLNICIGLLVVGGISAIYWATKFSQNYKDESLSLLLQYLSPGVISLVNSLGPLVFGFLVQLENYPPNTEINLTLFWCVVLKLSSLGMFLFSLRQQTMQCPGRNDHSSCEPHDYNPCYQCWENLVGQELYKLSIFDFFLMLAFAFLITLPRRLLVDHLSGQFWLWLGREEFLVPKNVLDIVAGQTVTWMGLFYCPLLPLLSSIFIFFTFYVKKYTLLRNCRPSPRLFQASSATFFFQLVLLLGLLVATVPLLYVISSHSSENCGLFSNYSAPWQVVPEALAMRLSPPAQKVFHYFGSNAFWYPILILLSLALTACLSQSGANKRAIKGLRRQLQWQVREKWHLVEDLSRLLQESGSSDSWGPESLSSRPSCPRSFCPGFPCPGSPRPKSFMAESTHSQEVYGILTPFGEEAT encoded by the exons ATGGCCTCTTTCCTCTCAAGGCAGAAGTCTACTCAATCAGACCCAGAATCTCTTGAAATTCTATCACCTGGTGAGGTGCTCtgggaggaggagatggagagaatATGTAACAGCAAGGTAGCATTACAGGAACTGCCCTATGCCATGATGGATAAACGGCTTATCAG GCACCTCCGCAAGCCAGATgggataaaaatatctttttgggaACGATGGAAGAAGAAATGGCAGCAAGTCCATCAGCATTTCTTGGATCTAGGCCATAGGCTTATGGGGATCTTTGGGCTTTGGAAGACTGACCTTTGTGAGATTGGCG GGCTCTTTGGCACAGGGATCCAGTCCTGTTTCACCTTCCTTCATTTCCTAATGATACTCAACCTGCTCACCTTTCTTCTGACCACCAGTTTAGTGCTGTTGCCTCTGGCTTGGCTCCAGTCACCTGACCCAGATTCTGCTTCCAACATCT CATACTCTTGTTCTAGCAGCCATGAATCCCAGCCTGATCTGAACCAGATTCATTTGCATTTGTGGGATATCTTCACTGGTAGG GCTTTCATCAATACCTATCTTTTTTATGGCTCATATCGAATGGGACCAGAGAGTGATTCCCAGTACAGCATTCGCTTGGCCTACCTCCTCAGTCCACTAACCTGCCTGCTCCTCTGCTTCTATGGTACCGTACGACG CATGGTGAAAGGGCTGCTCCATAAGCAATTGCTGAGCAAGGATTACAGGCCCCAACTCAGCAGTAAGGTGTTTGTCTCCTGGGATTTTTGCATCCGAAACCGGGAAGCTGCCATCATCAAGcaacacagcaacagcaatgagTTCAAG ATAGAGCTCCAGGAGGAGCAGCGTGCTCTGCAGATACAACAGCAGACAGGAAAGCAAAGGGCCGGACAGCTTCTTTCTTATGTGGGGCTCAACATATGCATTGGACTCCTCGTGGTTGGGGGTATCAGTGCCATTTATTGGGCCACCAAATTCTCTCAGAACTACAAGGAT GAGTCCCTCTCTTTACTGCTTCAATATCTGTCTCCTGGAGTCATTTCCCTTGTTAACAGTCTGGGGCCCTTGGTATTTGGATTCCTGGTCCAGCTGGAGAATTATCCCCCCAACACTGAAATCAATCTCACCCTTTTCTG GTGTGTGGTTCTGAAGCTGTCTAGCTTGGGCATGTTCCTTTTTTCACTGAGACAACAAACAATGCAATGTCCTGGCAGAAATGACCATTCCAGCTGTGAGCCTCATGATTATAATCCATGCTATCAG TGCTGGGAGAACTTAGTGGGTCAGGAGTTATACAAATTGAGCATATTTGACTTCTTCCTCATGCTGGCTTTTGCTTTCTTGATCACCCTACCAAGGAG GCTGCTGGTGGATCATCTTTCAGGCCAGTTCTGGCTCTGGCTGGGTAGAGAAGAATTTCTGGTGCCCAAGAATGTGTTGGACATTGTGGCTGGACAGACGGTCACCTGGATGGGCCTTTTCTActgccccctccttcccctgctCAGCAGCATTTTTATCTTCTTCACCTTTTATGTTAAGAAG TACACTCTCCTCAGAAACTGCAGGCCCTCCCCTCGCCTCTTTCAAGCCTCCAGTGCCACTTTCTTCTTCCAATTGGTCCTCCTGCTAGGCCTCCTTGTGGCTACTGTGCCTCTTCTCTATGTCATCAGCAG CCATTCCTCTGAAAATTGCGGCCTCTTTTCCAACTACTCAGCGCCCTGGCAGGTGGTTCCAGAGGCACTGGCCATGAGACTCTCACCACCAGCCCAGAAAGTCTTTCACTACTTTGGTTCCAATGCTTTCTGGTATCCCATCCTCATCTTACTTAG CCTTGCACTGACTGCATGCCTCTCCCAATCTGGGGCCAATAAAAGGGCTATCAAGGGCCTTAGAAGACAGCTGCAATGG cAAGTACGGGAAAAATGGCACCTGGTGGAGGACCTGTCACGACTGCTGCaagagtcaggaagttctgattCTTGGGGACCTGAATCCCTGAGTTCCCGACCTTCCTGTCCCAGGTCCTTCTGCCCTGGATTCCCTTGTCCTGGATCTCCAAGGCCCAAATCATTTATGGCAGAATCCACTCATTCTCAG GAAGTTTATGGCATACTTACTCCATTTGGAGAAGAAGCCACTTGA
- the TMC8 gene encoding transmembrane channel-like protein 8 isoform X2, which translates to MASFLSRQKSTQSDPESLEILSPGEVLWEEEMERICNSKVALQELPYAMMDKRLIRHLRKPDGIKISFWERWKKKWQQVHQHFLDLGHRLMGIFGLWKTDLCEIGGLFGTGIQSCFTFLHFLMILNLLTFLLTTSLVLLPLAWLQSPDPDSASNISYSCSSSHESQPDLNQIHLHLWDIFTGRAFINTYLFYGSYRMGPESDSQYSIRLAYLLSPLTCLLLCFYGTVRRMVKGLLHKQLLSKDYRPQLSSKVFVSWDFCIRNREAAIIKQHSNSNEFKIELQEEQRALQIQQQTGKQRAGQLLSYVGLNICIGLLVVGGISAIYWATKFSQNYKDESLSLLLQYLSPGVISLVNSLGPLVFGFLVQLENYPPNTEINLTLFWCVVLKLSSLGMFLFSLRQQTMQCPGRNDHSSCEPHDYNPCYQCWENLVGQELYKLSIFDFFLMLAFAFLITLPRRLLVDHLSGQFWLWLGREEFLVPKNVLDIVAGQTVTWMGLFYCPLLPLLSSIFIFFTFYVKKKLQALPSPLSSLQCHFLLPIGPPARPPCGYCASSLCHHHSSENCGLFSNYSAPWQVVPEALAMRLSPPAQKVFHYFGSNAFWYPILILLSLALTACLSQSGANKRAIKGLRRQLQWQVREKWHLVEDLSRLLQESGSSDSWGPESLSSRPSCPRSFCPGFPCPGSPRPKSFMAESTHSQEVYGILTPFGEEAT; encoded by the exons ATGGCCTCTTTCCTCTCAAGGCAGAAGTCTACTCAATCAGACCCAGAATCTCTTGAAATTCTATCACCTGGTGAGGTGCTCtgggaggaggagatggagagaatATGTAACAGCAAGGTAGCATTACAGGAACTGCCCTATGCCATGATGGATAAACGGCTTATCAG GCACCTCCGCAAGCCAGATgggataaaaatatctttttgggaACGATGGAAGAAGAAATGGCAGCAAGTCCATCAGCATTTCTTGGATCTAGGCCATAGGCTTATGGGGATCTTTGGGCTTTGGAAGACTGACCTTTGTGAGATTGGCG GGCTCTTTGGCACAGGGATCCAGTCCTGTTTCACCTTCCTTCATTTCCTAATGATACTCAACCTGCTCACCTTTCTTCTGACCACCAGTTTAGTGCTGTTGCCTCTGGCTTGGCTCCAGTCACCTGACCCAGATTCTGCTTCCAACATCT CATACTCTTGTTCTAGCAGCCATGAATCCCAGCCTGATCTGAACCAGATTCATTTGCATTTGTGGGATATCTTCACTGGTAGG GCTTTCATCAATACCTATCTTTTTTATGGCTCATATCGAATGGGACCAGAGAGTGATTCCCAGTACAGCATTCGCTTGGCCTACCTCCTCAGTCCACTAACCTGCCTGCTCCTCTGCTTCTATGGTACCGTACGACG CATGGTGAAAGGGCTGCTCCATAAGCAATTGCTGAGCAAGGATTACAGGCCCCAACTCAGCAGTAAGGTGTTTGTCTCCTGGGATTTTTGCATCCGAAACCGGGAAGCTGCCATCATCAAGcaacacagcaacagcaatgagTTCAAG ATAGAGCTCCAGGAGGAGCAGCGTGCTCTGCAGATACAACAGCAGACAGGAAAGCAAAGGGCCGGACAGCTTCTTTCTTATGTGGGGCTCAACATATGCATTGGACTCCTCGTGGTTGGGGGTATCAGTGCCATTTATTGGGCCACCAAATTCTCTCAGAACTACAAGGAT GAGTCCCTCTCTTTACTGCTTCAATATCTGTCTCCTGGAGTCATTTCCCTTGTTAACAGTCTGGGGCCCTTGGTATTTGGATTCCTGGTCCAGCTGGAGAATTATCCCCCCAACACTGAAATCAATCTCACCCTTTTCTG GTGTGTGGTTCTGAAGCTGTCTAGCTTGGGCATGTTCCTTTTTTCACTGAGACAACAAACAATGCAATGTCCTGGCAGAAATGACCATTCCAGCTGTGAGCCTCATGATTATAATCCATGCTATCAG TGCTGGGAGAACTTAGTGGGTCAGGAGTTATACAAATTGAGCATATTTGACTTCTTCCTCATGCTGGCTTTTGCTTTCTTGATCACCCTACCAAGGAG GCTGCTGGTGGATCATCTTTCAGGCCAGTTCTGGCTCTGGCTGGGTAGAGAAGAATTTCTGGTGCCCAAGAATGTGTTGGACATTGTGGCTGGACAGACGGTCACCTGGATGGGCCTTTTCTActgccccctccttcccctgctCAGCAGCATTTTTATCTTCTTCACCTTTTATGTTAAGAAG AAACTGCAGGCCCTCCCCTCGCCTCTTTCAAGCCTCCAGTGCCACTTTCTTCTTCCAATTGGTCCTCCTGCTAGGCCTCCTTGTGGCTACTGTGCCTCTTCTCTATGTCATCA CCATTCCTCTGAAAATTGCGGCCTCTTTTCCAACTACTCAGCGCCCTGGCAGGTGGTTCCAGAGGCACTGGCCATGAGACTCTCACCACCAGCCCAGAAAGTCTTTCACTACTTTGGTTCCAATGCTTTCTGGTATCCCATCCTCATCTTACTTAG CCTTGCACTGACTGCATGCCTCTCCCAATCTGGGGCCAATAAAAGGGCTATCAAGGGCCTTAGAAGACAGCTGCAATGG cAAGTACGGGAAAAATGGCACCTGGTGGAGGACCTGTCACGACTGCTGCaagagtcaggaagttctgattCTTGGGGACCTGAATCCCTGAGTTCCCGACCTTCCTGTCCCAGGTCCTTCTGCCCTGGATTCCCTTGTCCTGGATCTCCAAGGCCCAAATCATTTATGGCAGAATCCACTCATTCTCAG GAAGTTTATGGCATACTTACTCCATTTGGAGAAGAAGCCACTTGA
- the C4H17orf99 gene encoding LOW QUALITY PROTEIN: protein IL-40 (The sequence of the model RefSeq protein was modified relative to this genomic sequence to represent the inferred CDS: substituted 1 base at 1 genomic stop codon), translated as MKLPLLCMAMLDELALAISSSFRVQREGEVLSKLIISYKVVKFFPKSRLVHILSHSIQGSLPIIYTLIESSNITVSKKIMDNGPAKFPILATFKTRPDLLNXYCRVSTASGQRAYSDILNLFWEMCVSVSQPQANFSLIGTGSSQMVVVSCLASEGSPPITYMLLRKNGYILMEKTPLPGRPANFSLPVNKISAWYACQAKNIGNTQCSTLTLMPPGELPLAPTFVLAISLTSMVAAFIILYQNMMKR; from the exons ATGAAGCTTCCTCTGCTCTGCATGGCCATGCTTGATGAGCTAGCCTTGG CCATCAGCAGCTCCTTCAGAGTGCAAAGAGAAGGTGA AGTCCTGTCTAAGCTTATCATCTCCTACAAAGTCGTGAAGTTCTTTCCAAAAAGCCGACTAGTTCATATTTTATCCCACTCAATTCAGGGCTCTCTGCCTATAATCTACACTCTCATAGAGTCATCTAATATCACAGTATCAAAGAAGATCATGGATAATGGACCAGCCAAATTTCCCATTCTTGCTACATTCAAGACCCGGCCAGATTTACTCAACTAGTATTGCAGAGTGAGCACAGCTTCAGGGCAAAGAGCCTACAGTGACATACTGAACCTCTTCTGGGAAATGTGCG TATCAGTGTCCCAGCCTCAGGCCAACTTCAGTCTGATAGGTACAGGATCAAGCCAAATGGTGGTGGTGTCATGCCTGGCATCTGAGGGCAGCCCACCTATCACTTATATGTTACTCAGGAAGAATGGGTACATCTTAATGGAGAAGACACCCCTCCCTGGAAGACCAGCCAACTTTTCCTTACCAGTGAACAAAATATCAGCCTGGTATGCATGCCAGGCCAAAAATATTGGCAATACACAATGCAGTACCCTCACACTGATGCCCCCAG GGGAACTACCTCTGGCACCAACTTTTGTACTAGCTATAAGTCTGACTTCCATGGTGGCTGCATTTATAATCCTGTACCAGAACATGATGAAGAGGTAA